One Aegilops tauschii subsp. strangulata cultivar AL8/78 chromosome 7, Aet v6.0, whole genome shotgun sequence genomic window carries:
- the LOC109748984 gene encoding uncharacterized exonuclease domain-containing protein At3g15140: MSPTDWLSDPVDAIIPYPHQLLATQPEASFGMALARVSSSSRLLLLPSSTTTSSLLHSFLRPFSTSSVSTRRLSHLRSLPIDASLSQASPLPPAAREEGEVAEALRYTSRRPWKPTCLYYTQGKCTMMDDALHLEKFNHNLSMDLPVSASAADKVKPQKLDYFLVLDLEGKVEILEFPVVMIDAHSMEFIDSFHRFVRPTAMSEQRIKEYIEGKYGKFGVDRVWHDTAIPFGEVLQEFEDWIGGHKLWKQKQGESLNSSAFVTCGNWDLKTKVPEQCKVSKIKLPSYFMEWINLKDIYLNFYNRRATGMMTMMRELQIPIVGSHHLGMDDVKNITRVVQRMLADGSVIQITARRQPDTSDVKFLFNNRIR, encoded by the exons ATGAGCCCAACAGACTGGCTCTCTGACCCAGTCGATGCCATCATCCCCTATCCGCATCAGCTTCTCGCAACTCAGCCGGAAGCATCGTTTGGAATGGCGCTCGCTAGGGTTTCATCTTCTTCCCGCCTCCTTCTACTcccctcctccaccaccacctcctccctGCTCCATTCCTTCCTGCGCCCCTTCTCTACCTCCTCTGTCTCGACTCGTCGCCTCTCTCACCTAAGAAGCCTCCCCATCGATGCCAGTCTCTCCCAAGCTTCTCCTCTCCCTCCTGCTgcgagggaggagggggaggtGGCGGAAGCCCTGAGGTACACCTCCAGGCGGCCGTGGAAGCCCACGTGCTTGTACTACACCCAGGGAAAATGCACCATG ATGGATGATGCTTTGCATCTAGAAAAATTCAATCATAATTTGTCGATGGACCTACCGGTGAGTGCCTCAGCTGCAGATAAAGTGAAACCTCAGAAACTGGATTATTTTTTAGTTCTTGATTTGGAGGGAAAGGTTGAAATTCTTGAATTTCCGGTTGTGATGATTGACGCACATAGCATGGAGTTCATTGATTCATTTCACAG atttgTGCGCCCAACTGCAATGAGTGAGCAACGAATAAAAGAATATATAGAAGGGAAATATGGAAAATTTGGAGTTGACCG TGTATGGCATGACACTGCCATCCCTTTCGGGGAAGTTCTTCAAGAGTTTGAAGACTGGATTGGAGGTCACAAATTGTGGAAACAGAAACAAGGAGAATCCCTCAACAGTTCTGCATTCGTTACTTG TGGTAATTGGGATTTGAAGACGAAGGTCCCTGAGCAGTGCAAGGTTTCAAAAATAAAATTGCCATCTTACTTTATGGAGTGGATCAATTTGAAGGATATCTACCTCAACTTCTACAATAGAAGA GCAACTGGAATGATGACAATGATGAGGGAGCTTCAAATCCCAATTGTTGGAAGCCACCATCTCGGCATGGATGACGTGAAAAACATTACAAGAGTTGTTCAGCGCATGCTTGCTGATGGTTCTGTGATACAAATCACCGCGAGGAGGCAACCGGATACAAGTGACGTGAAATTCCTTTTCAATAACAGAATCAGGTAA